In Frondihabitans sp. PAMC 28766, a genomic segment contains:
- a CDS encoding GNAT family N-acetyltransferase: MTATVEPLGPATPDDLSDLVHLLGLLGYALDADQMATRLGRLDPAAGYETWVVRDADGRISGVAGGHVLWAYNSDRPAAQLMLLVVREDTRRDGVGSQLLGHFEAWARAHDAATLAAVSAAARETAHRFYQKRGYHAAGSAYSKIA; the protein is encoded by the coding sequence ATGACTGCCACCGTGGAGCCTCTGGGCCCGGCGACACCCGACGACCTCTCCGACCTCGTGCACCTGCTCGGACTTCTCGGCTATGCACTCGATGCCGACCAGATGGCGACGCGCCTCGGTCGTCTCGATCCGGCGGCAGGGTACGAGACGTGGGTCGTGCGCGACGCCGACGGCAGGATCTCGGGGGTCGCGGGAGGCCATGTGCTCTGGGCCTACAACTCCGACCGCCCGGCTGCGCAGCTGATGTTGCTCGTGGTGCGCGAAGACACCCGCCGCGACGGGGTCGGCTCTCAACTGCTCGGCCACTTCGAGGCCTGGGCGCGAGCGCACGACGCTGCGACTCTTGCTGCGGTCTCGGCTGCAGCCCGTGAGACCGCCCATCGCTTCTACCAGAAGCGCGGCTACCACGCCGCCGGCAGCGCCTACAGCAAGATCGCCTGA
- a CDS encoding anti-sigma factor, which produces MTDCGCDKAKAELEEYLHNELARDDAQDIREHMAGCADCSSEFHVNVVMTEAVQRACRETAPEDLRVQVLTKLRDLQATHR; this is translated from the coding sequence ATGACCGACTGCGGCTGCGACAAAGCCAAGGCCGAGCTCGAAGAGTACCTGCACAACGAGCTGGCCCGCGACGACGCGCAAGACATCCGTGAGCACATGGCGGGCTGCGCCGACTGCTCGAGCGAGTTCCACGTCAACGTGGTCATGACCGAGGCTGTTCAGCGCGCCTGCCGCGAGACGGCGCCCGAAGACCTGCGCGTGCAAGTGCTGACGAAGCTCCGCGATCTGCAGGCCACGCACCGCTGA
- a CDS encoding sigma-70 family RNA polymerase sigma factor, with protein MSTPTDAAPDDLTPTETTPEAKAAEATEVRALFEEQALPFMDQLYAAGMRMTRNPADAADLVQETYVKAFAAFAQFTQGTNLKAWLYRILTNTFINTYRKKQRDPYQGTIDELEDWQMGGATSATLTTTSRSAEAEAIDHLPDSAVKDALQKVPEDFRLAVYLADVEGFSYQEIADIMKTPVGTVMSRLHRGRRLLRDLLGDYARERGIAVPAPTTKGSKK; from the coding sequence ATGAGCACCCCCACTGATGCAGCGCCCGACGACCTGACGCCGACCGAGACGACCCCCGAGGCCAAAGCCGCGGAGGCGACTGAAGTGCGAGCGCTCTTCGAAGAGCAGGCGCTGCCGTTCATGGACCAGCTCTACGCCGCGGGCATGCGTATGACGCGCAATCCGGCCGACGCCGCCGACCTGGTGCAAGAGACGTACGTCAAGGCGTTCGCCGCCTTCGCGCAGTTCACGCAGGGCACGAACCTGAAGGCCTGGCTGTATCGCATCCTGACCAACACGTTCATCAACACCTACCGCAAGAAGCAGCGCGACCCCTACCAGGGCACGATCGACGAGCTCGAAGACTGGCAGATGGGCGGTGCCACCAGTGCGACGCTCACCACGACGTCTCGCTCGGCCGAGGCCGAAGCCATCGACCACCTTCCCGACAGCGCCGTCAAAGACGCGCTGCAGAAGGTGCCCGAAGACTTCCGCCTGGCTGTCTACCTGGCCGACGTCGAGGGTTTCTCGTATCAGGAGATCGCCGACATCATGAAGACTCCGGTCGGCACCGTGATGAGCCGACTTCACCGAGGGCGTCGCCTGCTTCGCGACCTGCTCGGCGACTATGCACGCGAACGCGGCATCGCCGTGCCCGCACCGACCACGAAGGGCAGCAAGAAATGA